CACATCAACAGGAGAGGCGATCACAGTTGTGCATAGGCCTGCACCAAAGGCTGATACCAAGTGGCAGGGCAGATTATCTGTGGAGTAAATGCTCAAAGTTACAGCTCCAAAGAGATCATGTCTCTGCACCAGGTTGTACTGCAGCCATTGTTTTACCTGTTAGTGGAGTGGACCTAAGGAGTGAATCCTTGATGAAATCATATGTCACCAGTTCAGTGCAGTTAACTATAGCGTTTCGTGCAATGTTTGGAGCTGTGCCTGCGTGACAGTAATATAAAAGCACATGAGAAGACTGATCATAACGAATGAAATTATATGCTCCAACACTTATATAATCCTCTTAAGATCAAGCCACCTTTCCACAGACCACGGACGCCTTCTTCCTTAGCAATGGTCTTGTAAGCATCGATGGTACCACAGTAGCGTCTGGCATGCCCAGGAGACCTGGCCTGTGCCTGGAAGCGGACTTTCACCACATCTGTCGGCTGTGCAAAAGCAACCGCCATGGCACCAGTAGTACACCCTGCAAGCAACCGACAGCCTATACCAGCATCTGAaccagagaggagggagatgtcAGGCCTGGTTGGTGCAGATCTCCCAAATGATAGATAATTAGAAGACATTCATAGATACTCACGATCAGAGCCTTTAGTGTAGAACTGTTTCACAGAGTCGTAGAGACCAATGCGGACAGAGGCGAAGCTCATCTGCCTCTGCAGTCCTGCCACCAGTCCACTGTAAAGACTCCTGGGCCCCTCTGTGCGCACCATGGTGGTGATGGTGCCAAACACTCCACGATACTTCACTGCAGACTCTTTCCCTGTAGCTGCTGAAGCTCGTGCCTCTCCTTGGATCTGTGCAGGGTAAAAGCATGATAAGCAAGGATAAGAGATGATGGAGGACTTCAGTGTAGCTTCTTCAGGTGTAAAGACACTAAGTAATGCATAAAGTGCTTTATGGACCCACTCTATTTGTTTAATGTTGACTAAACCTACAGTTTATACATAGTGTATTTACATATGTGCAATATCAGAATTTGATATGTTGATGGGAAGTTTAATATTCGTAAAAGGCTTTTTTACCTGCAGCCGCACTTTGGCTGTGTCCAGGGGAAAGGTGAGCAGGTCAGCGATGCAGGCCGCAGTCCCTGCTCCTACAAACTTCACTGCCGCTGACGGAGGAACGTCCGCAGGTCCAAATCCAACCATTTTCCAGAATTATTTTGATCAATAGAAGGATTGAAGAGCAGCTTATTAATGTGGACAAGACAAGAAGCTCCTCCAATTTCTGAAATAGAGAGATCCCAAAACACattccattaaaaaaatgaatgtattttatgTAAACGCTGGAGGAAGCAGAAAGCAGGTTGTAGTGATGCTACATGAAAGACAGCTGTTCAGAGTATTCTGTGAAAACAGGGAAAGACCATCGTGTGTTAAAAACACTTTGCGAATTCAATAGCACAAACAAATAGCTTCTCTCATTCTACATGTCATTTTGAAATCTGAATTTTGCTGAGTAATTCTTACCTTTACTGGATCAATTTAGCACAGAAACATTGGAGATCAGGATTCTCTAAAGGTGTCCCTCTGGCTGAATTTTGTCCCAGCTGCAAAttggtttccttttttttccatagAAGTTTTTTCAGAAATGATGAGCCTTAAAATCATACTCCAAATCCTggaaaagactgaaataaaatcaaaaaaacaATAGCAGTGGAACAGTATACTACAAATATGgcaagaaaacagacattttcaagATTTTGGTTGTACCGTGATTTGATTGGTGGAAGTTAAGATGCCTGGTGAAATGCCTCTCCGAGCGACAATGTCCAAATGAATCAGAATGGAGAAGAAGCAGTAGTGTGAGGAAGAGAGCCGTCTCTTTAAATACTGTGGCGTTACATCAtggcatgtgttgttgttgggacCCCTCCCCCACTGCTCCACTCTATAGGCTGCCTGTTTGTCAAGTGGACAGGCCATAAACCTGTCTGACAAACAGCCTGTGGTTGTGTTTGACTGGTTTGTGTTTGCCTGAATTTTGTGTTCATATTTACCCCTGATTTGTTGATATTATCAAGCTTCCTCTCTATTGTGTCCTCAGacaccaacaataacaacaacaaacatgaaaacccCACAGCTGTGATTGATAAGACAGCTTCAATACATTGAGAGTcgactgaaatgtgaaaataaaaaaggctgcTTTGCAAAATAGTTTTTTCTCGCTTGCTAAAACTAATCAAGTCAGTCATCTCTTTGAAAGTCTGTAGGCGTACATACAATAACATCATGGTACAGAGAGCACAGGCTTGAGGAGGAAGTGCTGAGGGTTTCTGAAAATACAAGAACACGCTGTACATCTCCAACTGAATCAGATCTATGGgttcagacagaacagacagctgtttgtttgtgttttccgtGACCCATTGTTCCAGCGAAGATTAATGAGGCGCTAGATTGAAAGAGGCTGTTAATTACTTCTGTACAGTTAGTCAAAACTGTAGTATACGAGTATGCaacttttggtttgtttgttttcagcaaaaacatACTGCAATTTTGGATGTAAATTGGCCCATGGTATTGTGTATCTGAACagtggtgtgtgtatgcaaatatATTTCCTGGACAGGGTTGTGTAATACAACGCAGcactgtttgtttaatgacagtAGTTGTACTGTAGTACTGTAGTGGTTGTAGTGAAGTTGTAGAAAAGTGAGTGGATGTATGCgtatatgtataaatgtatTGCAAACATGGATACATTTACATACAATATAAATGGATTTATACAGAATACATTGTTTGTTATTGAGACTGGCACCATGATGGCAGAAGGGATAAAACGTGCTTGTTCACATCTTAGTGTCGTGTGTGTGCGACCAGATGGAAGTAGAGTGAAGAATCGGCTGCAGAGGGTCATCCAGGGTCATGTGGTACTGTACGGTGAGCGCCATGCCAGTGACTGCACTGTTCCTGAGATTTGATTTCGGAAGCGGCGTGTGTAATACGGGACGACTTGTCTTTGTTGAAGACAAGTTGTCGTAGCATTTGATATGACTCGCAGATTGGATTGCAAATTGCAATGTTATGAATGAATGTTTGGGTACATGTTGTACATACATGATGGCCCTGTGCCTCCGTACTTTGGACTGCCACAAGTGTGAAACTGCAGCACTTCCCAATGAAGGTCCTCTAAACAAAATCATTTATACAGAGGCCCAGTGCAAGAACCCTGATATCTTTCTCAGCTATTGAGAAGCTGGATCACTTCACAAGTCTGGTCATTCAGGCCACGTCGGCTGAAATGTTCAGATGAGTGAATTTCTGTCAGCCGACCTGACAGAACAAATACCTTTCTAATCTTAAGCAGCcactgattttttctttttcatccgGAATTTGAGAGGAAGGCCTCATGATAAGAGGACATAAGTCAGGTCAGTACATAAGACTGCCTGGTAACCTTCACAGATGTACCAAACTTAAATACTATGCTGCATGTGAGACAGGCATGTTTTGCTGACAACTGTTTTTCCCAAATCAGACAGTCAGAAAATGATATTCTTTATCAAACTGTGAAACTTTATTTCACACAAACTGATCTCCTTAATcatcaaatatatatatatatgtgtgtgtgtgtgtgtgtgtgtgtgtgtgtgtgtgtgtgtgtgtgtgtgtgtgtgtgtgtgtgtgtgtgtgtgtgtgtgtaaaattaaataacaaagaaaaaatagcATTTAATTGACCCATTTTGACTTTATTCCAGCATTACAACACATTTATGACTTATCGACCAGCAATAAATCATGCTATTTACAATACATAGCACATAAATGAACCTAGAACCCGCTGACCACATGAACACTCCACAATACAGAACACTACGTAAGGAACATAGAAATGGTCACTGGTGAGTCTCTATTGCTTTCATGGAAAACTTACCCTATATAACAAATAAAATTGCACTGTAacgtttttcacattttctcacagCTCATTCTTGTAAACATTAACTATCATTCTTCAAAGCTATGTAACAGTCAGCTGGTCAAGGTTTTAAATGCGAAGATTGGATAAAAACTTCTGGAGTTAACCTTTCACATCCATCTCTTACACCTGAATAGCATTTCTGTAATGCAGGCGCTCACCATTAGTGCATACAATGTCTATTTATACTTGAATCCTTCAATCTTTTCTGGTATTGCAACAATGCCCTCAGAGTATGTGTGCATTCAGGAAGTCAACAAGCTACAGCTTCCTGCCATGAGCTGCACCCACAGGCCTCTTTTCCCAACCACTGGTCATCACTTCAGTGTGGTGAATGTTCAGACTGCTTTGTCCTCGTAGTCCCGTCTGAAGAAACAGCCTGACAAACGACAAGGTCAAAACGGCGACTCCCAGTACTGTTGTGCCCTGCTCATGCCTCTTTTAATTTGTTCATACGtcacaaacatcacaatgtTCCAGGACCCCAGTCGCAGGAAAGAAGGCATGAACctaaaggagacagaggaaagacaagTTGAGGAGTGTCCCTGACAGGTTATTTCACAGCTGTGCAGTTCACTGTTGCATAAGCATGTGTTTACCCTTTATAGAAGGCTGTGGGTCCTTCGTGTCTCAGCATGGTGAAAGCACAGTTGATAGCGCCGTTGTACTGGCCAGTCCCTGAATTCATGAACCGTGTTTTGACTACATCCACAGGAGAAGCCACGACTGTTGTGCAGAAGCCTGCGCCGAAGGCAGCAGTGAAGTGGCACGGCAGGTTGTCTGCAGGGGAACAGAAGTCACCATGTTTGGATTTGGATGTGAACGAAACAAACTGGACCAATTTCTGCCGTTTTTAAATTAGTTTGCTTTGCCACCTCACCTGTCATTAGGTCATACTTCAGGATGAGTTCTTTGATTATGTCATAGGTCACCAGCTCTGCACAGTTTACAATGGCATTACGGGTGATGTTGGGCATACAACCtagaagaaaggagaggagggtcTTCACTGCAAGTGGAGGGGGATTTTTTTATGATAAGTAATAAATGTAAcgtaatttttttaaaaaatttgaAGTAAAAATGGCACCTTTCCAAAGCCCCCGTACTCCTTCATCTCGGGCAATTGTCTTGTAGGCATCCAGAGTGCTGTTGtacctcctccctccatcagccAGTCGTACTTGGGCTTGGAAACGCACCTTCACCACATCTGTGGGTTGTGCAAAAGCCACAGCCATGGCTCCTGTGGTGCAGCCCGCCATGAGCCGAATGACAATCCCAGCACCTGTGCAGCATGAATGTTTTAGTCACAATGAAGCAGTGGGAAAGATGCAGCCTCATTCATGGAGCACAGCGATACTCACTGTCAGTGCCTCGGGTGTAGAATTGCTTCATGGAGTCGTAGAGGCCAATTCGGACAGAGGCGAAGCTCATCTGCCTCTGGAGTCCTGCCACCAGTCCACTGTAAAGACTCCTAGGCCCCTCTGTGCGCACCATGGTGGTGATGGTGCCAAACACTCCACGATACTTCACAACATTGCCCCCTTCAGCTTTCTGAGACTCTCCCTGAATCTGCACAAAAGGGGAACATTCAAGGATAGTTAGCAGCAGATTTTAAAAAGTATTGATTGCACATATTTGAAACAAAACGTAAAGTTAGAATGAGCCAAGCCCTTTTAAGCATCGTGCGTCACACCTGTAGCCTGACTTTGGCTGTGTCCAGTGGAAATGTGACGAGGTCAGCTATGCAGGCTGCAGTGCCTGCTCCAAAGAACTTAACTGCAGCAGAGGGCACCTTTTGCTCTTTGGATTTCATGCCAACCATTTCTGCACCTGGGTCGATGACATAAGTGGAAAAATTTGCCCTTAATGATATTTGCCCTGGACACCTGCGTatgtcacatcacacacaccaaccacaCGCAAGGAAAATCATTACTTAGCTTAGCAAGCCCGGCGCGCACACACAATAtaattgttattttcatttgctCTGATTATACCatctacacacatacagtaaccGTGGTGAAATCCTGACTGTACCAGTAATTCTGAGTGTACTAATTTGTAAAATGCTCATGCTAAACATACGCATACCTGTAAAAGAAGGTATAAAAAAGCTTCAAGTTTTCTCAAGATGTGCACTAGTCTTTGGAAGCGACTCTGTAGTGGAAATGCCTTGAGCCATAAACTCTGTTAGAAGTGAGCCAGCCAACATACcaccactgaaaaaaacaaccatttacatttatttgtgaCCGGAGCAAAAATTGTGTGATTGGTTTCATGCGTTTCATTCATACTTTCATTCTAACTGTGTGGTGCATTCTGCTTCGGTTCAGAGGTGCAAAAGACACTCGCGCAAAAGCAGAAATaatttcaacattgaaatacttataaatatttcatgttctttATCTACTACTTAAACATAGACTTACATGGATTGAGGTTGGAAAAAGTAAAAGCTACCTAAATACCTTTTCCAGAGAAGTTATAATCCAACACAGGAGACGGAAGGTATAATCCTTTAGGCACTTAGATCCTTTAGTGTCCTCATCTCATGttgtttgctttctgttcaCTGTTGAAGAAGCTCCTTGAATTTATAGGCACCTTCTGCACATGACGGTTGGGCAGACTCACAAGGAATACACATTTGTTATGTGTAC
This region of Chaetodon trifascialis isolate fChaTrf1 chromosome 16, fChaTrf1.hap1, whole genome shotgun sequence genomic DNA includes:
- the ucp2 gene encoding dicarboxylate carrier UCP2 gives rise to the protein MVGFGPADVPPSAAVKFVGAGTAACIADLLTFPLDTAKVRLQIQGEARASAATGKESAVKYRGVFGTITTMVRTEGPRSLYSGLVAGLQRQMSFASVRIGLYDSVKQFYTKGSDHAGIGCRLLAGCTTGAMAVAFAQPTDVVKVRFQAQARSPGHARRYCGTIDAYKTIAKEEGVRGLWKGTAPNIARNAIVNCTELVTYDFIKDSLLRSTPLTDNLPCHLVSAFGAGLCTTVIASPVDVVKTRYMNAPFGQYSSVLSCAAAMMTKEGPFAFYKGFMPSFLRLGSWNVVMFVTYEQLKRAMMAATHNRTTVL
- the LOC139344567 gene encoding dicarboxylate carrier UCP2-like — its product is MVGMKSKEQKVPSAAVKFFGAGTAACIADLVTFPLDTAKVRLQIQGESQKAEGGNVVKYRGVFGTITTMVRTEGPRSLYSGLVAGLQRQMSFASVRIGLYDSMKQFYTRGTDSAGIVIRLMAGCTTGAMAVAFAQPTDVVKVRFQAQVRLADGGRRYNSTLDAYKTIARDEGVRGLWKGCMPNITRNAIVNCAELVTYDIIKELILKYDLMTDNLPCHFTAAFGAGFCTTVVASPVDVVKTRFMNSGTGQYNGAINCAFTMLRHEGPTAFYKGFMPSFLRLGSWNIVMFVTYEQIKRGMSRAQQYWESPF